From Camelus dromedarius isolate mCamDro1 chromosome X, mCamDro1.pat, whole genome shotgun sequence, one genomic window encodes:
- the WDR13 gene encoding WD repeat-containing protein 13 isoform X2 — translation MAAVWQQVLAVDARYNAYRTPTFPQFRTQYIRRRSQLLRENAKAGHPPALRRQYLRLRGQLLGQRYGPLSEPGSARAYSNSIVRSSRTTLDRMEDFEDDPRALGARGHRRSVSRGSYQLQAQMNRAVYEDRPPGSVVPTSAAEASRAMAGDTSLSENYAFAGMYHVFDQHVDEAVPRVRFANDDRHRLACCSLDGSISLCQLVPAPPTVLRVLRGHTRGVSDFAWSLSNDILVSTSLDATMRIWASEDGRCIREIPDPDSAELLCCTFQPVNNNLTVVGNAKHNVHVMNISTGKKVKGGSSKLTGRVLALSFDAPGRLLWAGDDRGSVFSFLFDMATGKLTKAKRLVVHEGSPVTSISARSWVSREARDPSLLINACLNKLLLYRVVDNEGTLQLKRSFPIEQSSHPVRSIFCPLMSFRQGACVVTGSEDMCVHFFDVERAAKAAVNKLQGHSAPVLDVSFNCDESLLASSDASGMVIVWRREQK, via the exons ATGGCCGCGGTGTGGCAGCAGGTCTTAGCAGTAGACGCGAG GTACAACGCGTACCGCACACCAACGTTTCCACAGTTTCGGACGCAGTATATCCGACGGCGCAGCCAGCTACTGCGGGAGAATGCCAAGGCTGGGCACCCTCCAGCATTGCGTCGGCAGTACCTGAGGCTGCGTGGGCAGCTCCTAGGCCAGCGCTACGGGCCCCTATCTGAGCCAGGCAGTGCTCGTGCCTATAGCAACAGCATCGTCCGCAGCAGCCGCACCACCCTTGACCGCATGGAG GACTTTGAGGATGATCCTCGGGCCCTGGGCGCCCGTGGGCATCGCCGTTCTGTTAGCCGAGGCTCCTACCAGCTGCAGGCACAGATGAACCGTGCAGTCTATGAGGACAG GCCCCCCGGCAGTGTGGTGCCCACATCAGCGGCAGAAGCAAGTCGAGCCATGGCTGGGGACACATCGCTGAGCGAGAACTACGCCTTTGCGGGCATGTACCATGTTTTTGACCAGCACGTGGATGAGGCAG TCCCCAGGGTGCGCTTCGCCAATGACGACCGGCACCGCCTGGCCTGCTGCTCGCTCGATGGTAGTATCTCCCTGTGCCAGCTGGTGCCCGCCCCGCCCACTGTGCTCCGCGTGCTGCGGGGCCACACCCGCGGTGTCTCCGACTTCGCCTGGTCTCTCTCCAATGACATCCTTGTGTCCACCTCGCTCGATGCCACCATGCGCATCTGGGCTTCTGAGGACGGCCGCTGTATCCGGGAGATCCCTGACCCCGACAGCGCCGAACTGCTCTGCTGCACCTTCCAGCCGGTCAACAACAACCTCACTGTG GTAGGGAATGCCAAGCACAACGTGCATGTCATGAACATCTCCACGGGCAAGAAGGTGAAGGGTGGCTCTAGCAAGCTGACAGGCCGAGTCCTTGCTCTGTCCTTTGATGCCCCTGGCCGGCTGCTCTGGGCGGGCGATGACCGCGGCagtgttttctcctttctcttcgaCATGGCCACAG GGAAGCTGACCAAAGCCAAGCGTCTGGTGGTGCACGAGGGCAGCCCGGTGACCAGCATCTCCGCCCGCTCTTGGGTCAGCCGCGAGGCCCGGGACCCCTCACTGCTCATCAACGCTTGCCTCAACAAGCTGCTGCTCTATAG ggtGGTGGACAACGAGGGGACCCTGCAGCTGAAGAGAAGCTTTCCCATTGAGCAGAGTTCGCACCCCGTACGCAGCATCTTCTGCCCCCTCATGTCCTTCCGCCAGGGGGCCTGTGTGG TGACGGGCAGCGAGGACATGTGCGTGCATTTCTTTGATGTGGAGCGGGCAGCCAAGGCCGCCGTCAACAAGCTGCAGGGCCACAGCGCACCCGTGCTGGACGTCAGCTTCAACTGTGACGAGAGCCTGCTGGCTTCCAGTGACGCCAGCGGCATGGTCATCGTCTGGAGGCGTGAGCAGAAGTAG
- the WDR13 gene encoding WD repeat-containing protein 13 isoform X1 yields the protein MRRFLISRVPSEAPAGGHAGRGGRGMAAVWQQVLAVDARYNAYRTPTFPQFRTQYIRRRSQLLRENAKAGHPPALRRQYLRLRGQLLGQRYGPLSEPGSARAYSNSIVRSSRTTLDRMEDFEDDPRALGARGHRRSVSRGSYQLQAQMNRAVYEDRPPGSVVPTSAAEASRAMAGDTSLSENYAFAGMYHVFDQHVDEAVPRVRFANDDRHRLACCSLDGSISLCQLVPAPPTVLRVLRGHTRGVSDFAWSLSNDILVSTSLDATMRIWASEDGRCIREIPDPDSAELLCCTFQPVNNNLTVVGNAKHNVHVMNISTGKKVKGGSSKLTGRVLALSFDAPGRLLWAGDDRGSVFSFLFDMATGKLTKAKRLVVHEGSPVTSISARSWVSREARDPSLLINACLNKLLLYRVVDNEGTLQLKRSFPIEQSSHPVRSIFCPLMSFRQGACVVTGSEDMCVHFFDVERAAKAAVNKLQGHSAPVLDVSFNCDESLLASSDASGMVIVWRREQK from the exons GCTCCCGCGGGCGGACACGCCGGAAGAGGAGGCCGGGGAATGGCCGCGGTGTGGCAGCAGGTCTTAGCAGTAGACGCGAG GTACAACGCGTACCGCACACCAACGTTTCCACAGTTTCGGACGCAGTATATCCGACGGCGCAGCCAGCTACTGCGGGAGAATGCCAAGGCTGGGCACCCTCCAGCATTGCGTCGGCAGTACCTGAGGCTGCGTGGGCAGCTCCTAGGCCAGCGCTACGGGCCCCTATCTGAGCCAGGCAGTGCTCGTGCCTATAGCAACAGCATCGTCCGCAGCAGCCGCACCACCCTTGACCGCATGGAG GACTTTGAGGATGATCCTCGGGCCCTGGGCGCCCGTGGGCATCGCCGTTCTGTTAGCCGAGGCTCCTACCAGCTGCAGGCACAGATGAACCGTGCAGTCTATGAGGACAG GCCCCCCGGCAGTGTGGTGCCCACATCAGCGGCAGAAGCAAGTCGAGCCATGGCTGGGGACACATCGCTGAGCGAGAACTACGCCTTTGCGGGCATGTACCATGTTTTTGACCAGCACGTGGATGAGGCAG TCCCCAGGGTGCGCTTCGCCAATGACGACCGGCACCGCCTGGCCTGCTGCTCGCTCGATGGTAGTATCTCCCTGTGCCAGCTGGTGCCCGCCCCGCCCACTGTGCTCCGCGTGCTGCGGGGCCACACCCGCGGTGTCTCCGACTTCGCCTGGTCTCTCTCCAATGACATCCTTGTGTCCACCTCGCTCGATGCCACCATGCGCATCTGGGCTTCTGAGGACGGCCGCTGTATCCGGGAGATCCCTGACCCCGACAGCGCCGAACTGCTCTGCTGCACCTTCCAGCCGGTCAACAACAACCTCACTGTG GTAGGGAATGCCAAGCACAACGTGCATGTCATGAACATCTCCACGGGCAAGAAGGTGAAGGGTGGCTCTAGCAAGCTGACAGGCCGAGTCCTTGCTCTGTCCTTTGATGCCCCTGGCCGGCTGCTCTGGGCGGGCGATGACCGCGGCagtgttttctcctttctcttcgaCATGGCCACAG GGAAGCTGACCAAAGCCAAGCGTCTGGTGGTGCACGAGGGCAGCCCGGTGACCAGCATCTCCGCCCGCTCTTGGGTCAGCCGCGAGGCCCGGGACCCCTCACTGCTCATCAACGCTTGCCTCAACAAGCTGCTGCTCTATAG ggtGGTGGACAACGAGGGGACCCTGCAGCTGAAGAGAAGCTTTCCCATTGAGCAGAGTTCGCACCCCGTACGCAGCATCTTCTGCCCCCTCATGTCCTTCCGCCAGGGGGCCTGTGTGG TGACGGGCAGCGAGGACATGTGCGTGCATTTCTTTGATGTGGAGCGGGCAGCCAAGGCCGCCGTCAACAAGCTGCAGGGCCACAGCGCACCCGTGCTGGACGTCAGCTTCAACTGTGACGAGAGCCTGCTGGCTTCCAGTGACGCCAGCGGCATGGTCATCGTCTGGAGGCGTGAGCAGAAGTAG
- the WDR13 gene encoding WD repeat-containing protein 13 isoform X3 produces MEDFEDDPRALGARGHRRSVSRGSYQLQAQMNRAVYEDRPPGSVVPTSAAEASRAMAGDTSLSENYAFAGMYHVFDQHVDEAVPRVRFANDDRHRLACCSLDGSISLCQLVPAPPTVLRVLRGHTRGVSDFAWSLSNDILVSTSLDATMRIWASEDGRCIREIPDPDSAELLCCTFQPVNNNLTVVGNAKHNVHVMNISTGKKVKGGSSKLTGRVLALSFDAPGRLLWAGDDRGSVFSFLFDMATGKLTKAKRLVVHEGSPVTSISARSWVSREARDPSLLINACLNKLLLYRVVDNEGTLQLKRSFPIEQSSHPVRSIFCPLMSFRQGACVVTGSEDMCVHFFDVERAAKAAVNKLQGHSAPVLDVSFNCDESLLASSDASGMVIVWRREQK; encoded by the exons ATGGAG GACTTTGAGGATGATCCTCGGGCCCTGGGCGCCCGTGGGCATCGCCGTTCTGTTAGCCGAGGCTCCTACCAGCTGCAGGCACAGATGAACCGTGCAGTCTATGAGGACAG GCCCCCCGGCAGTGTGGTGCCCACATCAGCGGCAGAAGCAAGTCGAGCCATGGCTGGGGACACATCGCTGAGCGAGAACTACGCCTTTGCGGGCATGTACCATGTTTTTGACCAGCACGTGGATGAGGCAG TCCCCAGGGTGCGCTTCGCCAATGACGACCGGCACCGCCTGGCCTGCTGCTCGCTCGATGGTAGTATCTCCCTGTGCCAGCTGGTGCCCGCCCCGCCCACTGTGCTCCGCGTGCTGCGGGGCCACACCCGCGGTGTCTCCGACTTCGCCTGGTCTCTCTCCAATGACATCCTTGTGTCCACCTCGCTCGATGCCACCATGCGCATCTGGGCTTCTGAGGACGGCCGCTGTATCCGGGAGATCCCTGACCCCGACAGCGCCGAACTGCTCTGCTGCACCTTCCAGCCGGTCAACAACAACCTCACTGTG GTAGGGAATGCCAAGCACAACGTGCATGTCATGAACATCTCCACGGGCAAGAAGGTGAAGGGTGGCTCTAGCAAGCTGACAGGCCGAGTCCTTGCTCTGTCCTTTGATGCCCCTGGCCGGCTGCTCTGGGCGGGCGATGACCGCGGCagtgttttctcctttctcttcgaCATGGCCACAG GGAAGCTGACCAAAGCCAAGCGTCTGGTGGTGCACGAGGGCAGCCCGGTGACCAGCATCTCCGCCCGCTCTTGGGTCAGCCGCGAGGCCCGGGACCCCTCACTGCTCATCAACGCTTGCCTCAACAAGCTGCTGCTCTATAG ggtGGTGGACAACGAGGGGACCCTGCAGCTGAAGAGAAGCTTTCCCATTGAGCAGAGTTCGCACCCCGTACGCAGCATCTTCTGCCCCCTCATGTCCTTCCGCCAGGGGGCCTGTGTGG TGACGGGCAGCGAGGACATGTGCGTGCATTTCTTTGATGTGGAGCGGGCAGCCAAGGCCGCCGTCAACAAGCTGCAGGGCCACAGCGCACCCGTGCTGGACGTCAGCTTCAACTGTGACGAGAGCCTGCTGGCTTCCAGTGACGCCAGCGGCATGGTCATCGTCTGGAGGCGTGAGCAGAAGTAG